The window GAAGTCATCATTTTTGCTGCGCGCTTATCGCAAGGACCTCTTAAAGCGTATGGAAAAATGAAAAAGTTGATCAATGAATCTTATCAGCTGACTTTAGAACAAGTGCTTGAAAGAGAAAGGCTCACACAGATGCTGATGGCGGAAACAGAGGACCATAAAGAAGGTGTTACCGCTTTTAATGAAAAAAGAACACCGATTTTTCGAGGAAAATAAACGGCTGCACTGAAATACACGATGAAGCTCGACTATGGATCATGATAGAAAGAACGATAAAGATTGTTTCTGATTATGAATAACGTTCAGATGCCTGTGGTAAAGACCGTATAACAAGTTGACACACTAAAACTGGAATATTAGAAATCTCCCTTTTAGACACCCGGCTGTTTTGATAAAAGGAAAATATTATGAATTCATGAGGTGAGGAGAAAAATGAAAAATACTGCCCATTTTTCATTCTGGCCAACAAGAGTCCCCAAAACGCTAACGGTTCCAAAAACCAATATTTTCGATAATTTAGTTGTTTCCGCCAAACGATTTCCTCAAAAAAATGCCATTTATTATTATGGCGCCACGTATTCTTATCAACAAATTTTGGAAGAAGCAGAGAGAATCGCGGGTTTTTTGGAAAAAAGGCTGCACGTCCAAAAAGGGGACCGTGTCATGCTGTATATGCAAAACTCGCCTCAATTTATCATTTCTTATTACGCTATATCCAGGATTAATGCGATTGTCGTTCCGATCAATCCGATGAATACAACCGAAGAACTTAGATTTTATATTCAAGACGCACAAATCAAAACCGGTATCGTTTCACAAGAAATTTATGATTATGTTGCCCCGCTCTTGGAACAAACTCCTCTAGAACAGTTAGTGATCGCTTGTTATCATGATTATTTGCCCGAAGAAGTGGATGATCCAATTCCTCCGGTAGTGGCAGAAAGTCGCCGTCTGTTTTCAAAACAAAATCATTATTTATGGAAAGATGTGTTAGAAGCTGGAGAAAAACCGGAGTGTACGCTGGGAGATGCGGACGATCTTGCCGTCATGCCGTACACATCCGGTACAACGGGTTTGCCAAAAGGATGCTTGCATAAACATAGCAGTGTCCAGGCAAACACGATAGGTGGAGCATATTGGGATATTTTAACGCCCAATTCAGTTTGTTTCACAACATTGCCGCTGTTCCATGTGACCGGAATGATTCACAGCATGCATATGCCTATTTTTGTAGGAGCGGAAATGATCGTATTAACGCGCTGGGACCGCGAATATGCCAGAAAAATCATAAAAAAGAAACAGATTTCTCATTGGGTGGTCATCAGCACCATGCTTATTGATTTTCTTGCCAATCCCCTGCTGAAAAAAGAAGATGTCGCCTCGCTGGAATTAATTGCGGGGGGAGGAGCTTCGCTGCCGGCGGCCGTTGGGGAGAAGCTGTACAAATTAACGGGCCTTCGCTATGTAGAAGGATATGGATTATCCGAAACGATTTCTCATACACATTTCAATCCGCCGGATCGCCCAAAATTGCAATGTTTAGGGGTTCCATCGTTCGATGTTGATGCTAGAATCATAAACCCACAAACTTTAGAAGAATTGGACGACGGTCAAGAAGGGGAAATTGTGGTACACGGTCCTCAAGTATTTGTCGGATATTATAACCGCAAAGAGGATAACGAAAAGGCTTTCCTTGAAATAGATGGTAAAAAATTCTTCCGGACTGGCGATATTGGGGTTCGCGATGAAGAAGGATATTATTTCATTGTGGACCGTTTAAAAAGAATGATCAATGCTTCGGGATTTAAAGTTTGGCCGACTGAAGTCGAAAGTTATCTTTACAAACATCCAGCCGTGCAGCAAGCTTGTGTGGTCGGAATTCCAGATCCAAAAAGAGGTGAGAATGTAAAGGCTTTCATCATTTTGAATGAAGACTACAAAGGAAAAATTACGGAAGAAGAATTGATTCGTTGGTCTAAAGAACACATGGCAGCTTATAAATATCCAAGATTTATTGAATTCCGCGATTCCTTGCCCACTACGTCCAGTGGAAAGCTTTTGTGGAGAAAACTCGCGGAAGAAGAGAAGAAAAAATTTGAAATGAATAAATAATTCCTGAAAAAGGTCAAAAAGACCGTGCGTTTCAACATTTGCACGGTCTTTTTCTGTAATCGGACATTTTTTGGACCGAAAACCGATCACGTTTGTGAAGGATTCATTTCGATTGTACTTTTACTGTTGAGGTTTGATTTTGTTCAAAGTAAAAAAGTGAAACACGGAATTCTCATAAGCATTTGGCCGTTTTTGAAGGAAGAAGAAGAATTCATAAATCGGGGGAAGGTGAAACTTTCAGAATGAACCATCTTCAAAAAAGTAAAAATCGAATTTATCACAGCAAAGAAAAATAAGGCAAGGCAAAAGGCAAAAGAGCCAGATTCCTCCCAGCTTCTCTAAATTCAAGCGATTCGCTGAATTTAGAGGAAAATCAATAGAGGATCCAGCTCTTGTAAGCCCTTACTATTTTACCGCTATTAGTTCAAAGAGATCCACACGCTTTTTACTTCCGTATAGTTTTGCAAAGCGTAGGAGCCCATTTCCCGGCCGATACCGGACTGTTTGTATCCACCGAAAGGACTTGCAGCGTCAAATATGTTGTAACAGTTGACCCAAACGGTTCCGGCACGGAGATTATTGGCGATGTAATGTGCTTTTTTCACATCTTGTGTCCAAACTCCAGCAGCCAATCCATAGATGGAATCGTTCGCGCGATTGATTAAGTCATCTAAATCTTCATACGGCAGGGCAGAAATGACCGGACCAAAAATTTCTTCTTTTGCAATCGTCATATCGTCTTCCACATTGGCGAAAATGGTAGGAGTGACGAAATAACCTTCCTCAAACGGTTTCTTTCCTCCGGTGACTAATTCAGCGCCTTCTTCCAATCCTTTTTCAATATATCCAAGAACGCGATTTTGCTGCTCATCGGATACAAGCGGACCCATTTCTGTATCGGAATGAAGTCCGAAACCTTGCTTAATGTTTTTCGCATAATCCGCCATATCGGAAACGATATTATCATATTGCTTTTTCGGTACAAAGACGCGTGAGCCGGCACAGCATACTTGACCTTGATTGAACATAACCCCGTTTAAAGCTCCCGGGATGGCTTTTGAAAAATCTGCGTCCGGAAGGATGATGTTCGGTGATTTACCACCCAATTCAAGCGTGATCCGTTTGATCGAATTGGATGCTCGCTTCATAATTAATTTTCCGACTTCTGTTGAACCTGTAAAGGCAATTTTATCGACAAGAGGATGGTCTACAAGCGGTTGCCCGGCTGTTTCACCAAATCCTGGTACGACGTTCACTACTCCTTTAGGAAAACCGGCTTCATCGATCAGCTCAGCTAAATACAAAGCGGATAAAGGCGTTTGTTCTGCTGGTTTTAATACGACGGTGCAGCCGGTAGCAAGTGCGGCCCCTAATTTCCACAACGCCATTAAAAGCGGGAAGTTCCAAGGGATAATTTGGCCGACTACTCCAACCGGTTCATGGCGGGTGTAGTTAAAGAACGGACCGTTCACAGGGATGGTTTGGCCAACGATCTTCGTTGTCCAACCGGCATAATAGCGCAAATGTTCAATGGCCAACGGAACATCGGCATTCAAAGTTTCCCTGATCGGCTTACCATTATCGAGGGTTTCTAGTTGAGCCAGTTCTTCTTTATTTTCTTCCATTAAATCTGCGAGTTTGTACATTAATCGGCTTCTTTCCGCGGGGGTTAGTTTAGACCACGGACCATTGTCAAATGCTTCTCTTGCTGCTTTTACAGCACGGTCAATATCTTCTTCTTGCGCTTCATAAACTGTAGCCAACACTTCACCCGTCGCAGGGTTGGGAGTATCAAAGGTTTTTTCAGAGGCGCTTTTTACAAATTCTCCGTTAATGTACAATTTTTTGACACCAGACAAAAATTGTTCAACTTTTTCCTTTAATGGAGTTGCAACTGAGCTCATCGAATTCCTCCTTACATTTTAGTTTGGGAGTTACAACTATCAATCTAACATGAAAATAAATGACTTTCAATTATAAATATTAAAAATATTTAATTTATTTTTCGACAACAATCTTGTTTTTTCTTCGCAATCTATAAATATCTTGCCATGATATAGGGCATTGAATAGAATTTTATATTGAAATTCTTCTTTAGAGCAGCAATTTTGGAGGAATGAAAATGTCAAACAAAAGGAGCGAAACAGAGACAATAAAAGGATCTTCAAAAGTAAAATTGCCTCAAATAACCTGAATTTTGTGTATAATAGAAAATAATGACATTTTTCTTCATTGCTAAGGGGTTTAATTTTATGGTGAACAAAAAAAACATTTCATTTATTGTGAATAAATTCCAATCGTTGATCAAAGATTCCAGACATCTGATCATGTGTATTTCTTCCAACGGCAGATTGACGTACGTATCACCAGCCTCAGCTCTCATCCTTGGCTATGAAGCTTACGAATTGCTGGGGACGTTTATCTATTCCTACATCCATCCGGAAGATCGGTATAAGTTGCAACTTTCCGATCATGGCTGGGATAAGATTGAGTACCGTGCACGAAGAAAGTGCGGCGATTATGTTTGGCTTGAAACGAGCTGCATTGCTATGACAAATGAAATGGAATATTTTTGTATCTCCCATGATGTGTCTGAACGAAAAGTGTTTGAAGAACAAATTCAAGAAGAAAAAGAAAAGTACCGCCTTTTGTTGGAAAATACGGTCGATACAATAGGAATCGTCACGGAGGAAGGCTTTTTTGTCGATATTAACCAAGCCGGCAAACAACTACTCGGTTCAGCAAGAAAGGAGGAAATTATTGGCCGTTCCCTTTTCGACTATCTCCTTGAGGAATATATCCCGCTTGTTAAAACATATCTTCAACATCCTCACCAGCAAGATTCGCTGGAAGTTTGCATTAGAAGAGTGGATCAAATTGTTAAATGCGTAGAATTCAAATTAATACCTCTGTTTTATAAAAATCGGCATACATATCAAATCATTTTAAAAGATATCACCAACAAAAAAGAAACGGAAAAAATGCTTCAGAAAGCTGAAAAGCTGACCATTGTCGGACAGTTGGCCGCGGGTATCGCCCATGAAATACGAAATCCGTTAACGGCGATCAAAGGGTTTACCCAATTATTAAGCAATATGGGTTATCGGGATTATACGGATGTGATTTTGACAGAACTCGACCGTATTGATAAAATTGTCAGCGATTTGCTTGTGCTTGCCAAACCGCAGATTTCCCATCTTGAAGAAATCAATTTAGTCGAGTTAATTGATCGTGTTGTCACGCTCCTAAGGACTCAAGCTATTATGTATAATATTGATATTATTTCTGATATTCGCTTGAAGGATTGTCCTGTGATTGAAGCGGAAGCGGATCAAATTAAACAAGTGTTAATTAATCTTATTAAAAATGCGATTGAAGCGATGCCGGAAGGCGGGACCGTCACGATTGAAGCCGAAATGGATCATTCCGAAGATCATGTGGTGATACGTGTGATCGACGAAGGAATTGGAATTCCAAGAGAGCTGATTTCAAGATTGGGGGAACCGTTTTTTAGCACAAAAGAAAAAGGAACGGGTCTTGGATTAATGATATGCCAGAGAATCATAAAAAATCATAAAGGGTCTTTGGAAATTGATAGTGAAGTAAATAAAGGCACCACTTTTACGATTCGATTGCCTAGAAAAATCAGCAAAAAAAACGATAGGCAGAAAATAAATCCGGATGGAACAATATAAAAGCGCCGATCGCGTTTAAAAACGTCCGCCTTCTTAATCTTCTAAACGGAGAGAAACGAAATGGTTTTCCGAATGTTAATTGTTGTTGCGTTTCACTCCAAGGATAAAGATCTTTTATGTGCTTTGCTGAACGGTTCGGGATCGTCGAAATTCGGTTTTAGAAAAAGTCGCACACATCGAATGAAAATCCTTTCTTTTTTTATAGAATCTCTCCTTCTTATATTTCGTTGTTGATCGTAAAAAACGAAAAGATGATAGGGCTTTCAAACTCCTTATCGCTTTCTTTTTTATTTTTTGGCGAATAATTGAGGGAGAAAATACAAGTTTAATATAAGGATCGAGAGACTCGAGAACCCCCTGTTCCAGAGGACGGAACGACTAAAAAGTCGCATTAAAATAAAAACTAGAATAGTATAAAGAAAGCAGAAGCAGGAAAAGAAAGAGAGCTGGTCAGAAATGAATTTTGCGAGAACAAAGGAAGAACAAGAACGTTTGGAACGAATTGGGAAATTGGCTGTTCGTTTTTCTGAAAGAGTGGGTAAAATAGACGAAACGGGAGATTTTCCATATGAGAATATGGAAGATTTAAAAGAGGCAGGCTATACGACGTGGACTTTAGACAAAGAATTTGGCGGAAAAGGAATTTCTTTATATGAATTTCTTCTTTATCAAGAAAAAATTGCCGAAGGAGACGGCTCTACTGCTTTGGCAATCGGCTGGCACATGGGCACGATGATGGATTTATCCGCAAGGCGGCCATGGAATCAAGATGTTTGGAACGAAGTAGTGAAGAAAGTAAAAAAAGGGGCTTTAATCAACACTGCAGCTACTGAGCCGCAAACGGGAAGTCCAACTCGAGGTGGCTTGCCGCAAACTACGGCTGTATTCGAAAACGGACAGTGGGTGATCAATGGCCGAAAAACGCATACGACTTTATCCCCCGTTCTCGATTTCATATTGGTAAAGGCTTATATTCCTCAACGAAAAAAGGTCGGTATTTTTCTCATACCGAAAGAAACGAAAGGGGTTTCCGTTGAAGAAACTTGGAATACCATTTCGATGAGAGGAACCGGAAGCCATGACTTATTATTAAAAGATGTTCGTATAGATGAAAAATATTTTGTGGAGACCGTCGATCCTGTGAACAATCAATCAGCGGGATGGCTGCTCCATATCCCGGCCTGCTACCTTGGAATTGCCGGTGCTGCCCGTAATTATGCCCTCCGATTTTCGACTGAATATTCTCCCAACAGCATAGAAGGCACGATCAGTGATTTACCGAATATTCGCCAGCTGATTGGGCAAATGGAACTGGAACTCTTGCAAGCTCGTACGTTTATGTATGCAATCGCAGAAAAATGGGATCGTTCGGAATCCAAAGTGGAACTTCAGGCAGCTCTAGGAGCCGTAAAACATGTGGCTGTGAATGCAAGTATACGCGTTGTGGATGCGGCCATGCGGATTGCCGGCTCCAAAAGTTTATTTTTCGAAAATCCTTTGCAGCGCTATTACAGAGATGTTCGAGCCGGATTGCATAATCCTCCGATGGATGACGCTGTCATTGCCATGCTGGCCCAAAAAGCTCTTGATGGGATTCAAAATTGAACAAAATGGAATTCCATTATGTGGATAGACATTTGTAAATGCCTCCGAGTCTTTTGCTCGGAGGTTTTTTCGCTCGTCTTTAGTATGACCGGGATGTATGAGAGTGGCGGTGTTATTGAAACTCAATGTCGATCGTTTTACGATTGGAAGTCTGCAATTTGTTGGCTCTTATTTCAAGAATACCGTTCTTATAAGTGGCTCGAACGCTGTTTTCATCCACTTTTGCAGGCAAAGTTATTTTTCTTTGGAAGCTTCCATAATATCGTTCTTCATGATGAATCTGCTCTGATTCCCTTTTTTCGGTTTTTTCTATTTTTCCGGAAATTTGAAGTTCTGTGCCATCTAAATGAATAAACAGGTCTTCTTTTTTCTCCAATCCTGGAATTTCACAAGTAACAATAACTTCATTATCCGTTTCACGCACATCCATTCTTGGAAAGTTGAAATTATTTTGGAAAAATGAAGGAAAATTTGTATTAAAGAAACGTTCCATGTCTTTTCGAAACTGGCCCAAAGGTTGGAAAGCATCATTGCTTGGCCATTGAATCACCGTGATAACCTCCTTTATAAAATGATGGATCCTTTAAATAAGATTCCACCTTCTGAAAAAAACATTCATGGTGCGTTGAAAAATGGTTCCGGTGAGGACGATGGATTATCCCTTTTTTATCAATTGTTTCCTTTTGAATGAAAGGGGCTTTGGAAAAGTTGATTTATAAAACAGACAGAAGGAGCCATATTGCGTCAAAAAAAGGATTCGCCATTGATTCAGAAGAATTTTTCAGCAAAATGGTTTGAAGTAAAAAATAAAAAGAACAGAACATCAAAGGCAAACTGACAGGGGGAAGGAAATGGATATACGGAATGGACTGAAATCAATTTTGATTTCTGTTAGAAAACGTTGAATCTTGATTTTCTGTGTGGACTACATTTTGGGGAAAGAATCTTCAAGGAGCGTTTGGGGCTCTCCTTGAGATTGCGTTCGTTCAATCCTTTGGTTCAATATGGACGTGGGCCCCAAATACGTCATATTTTTCCGTTAAAATATTTTCCACTTTGTCGGAAATTCCATGGCTGGAACGGACATCAAGAGTAGGGTCAACGAGGATCACGATATCCACTATGACATTGTTTCCGTATTTTCGTGCTTTGACGCTTTTTACTTTAATCACGCCGGGAACGGTAAGAACAGTTTCTTTAAATTTCTGTAATTGCCCTTCATCAAAACCATCTGTCAAGTCATGAGAAGCATCTCGGAAAATTTCCCATGCGGTACGGCAAATTAATAATCCAATGATGACAGCGGCCAAAGGATCGAGCCAGGCTAGGTGAAATTGGGAGCCGATGATTCCAATTGCTGTCCCGACCCC of the Bacillus smithii genome contains:
- a CDS encoding acyl-CoA dehydrogenase family protein, giving the protein MNFARTKEEQERLERIGKLAVRFSERVGKIDETGDFPYENMEDLKEAGYTTWTLDKEFGGKGISLYEFLLYQEKIAEGDGSTALAIGWHMGTMMDLSARRPWNQDVWNEVVKKVKKGALINTAATEPQTGSPTRGGLPQTTAVFENGQWVINGRKTHTTLSPVLDFILVKAYIPQRKKVGIFLIPKETKGVSVEETWNTISMRGTGSHDLLLKDVRIDEKYFVETVDPVNNQSAGWLLHIPACYLGIAGAARNYALRFSTEYSPNSIEGTISDLPNIRQLIGQMELELLQARTFMYAIAEKWDRSESKVELQAALGAVKHVAVNASIRVVDAAMRIAGSKSLFFENPLQRYYRDVRAGLHNPPMDDAVIAMLAQKALDGIQN
- a CDS encoding aldehyde dehydrogenase family protein codes for the protein MSSVATPLKEKVEQFLSGVKKLYINGEFVKSASEKTFDTPNPATGEVLATVYEAQEEDIDRAVKAAREAFDNGPWSKLTPAERSRLMYKLADLMEENKEELAQLETLDNGKPIRETLNADVPLAIEHLRYYAGWTTKIVGQTIPVNGPFFNYTRHEPVGVVGQIIPWNFPLLMALWKLGAALATGCTVVLKPAEQTPLSALYLAELIDEAGFPKGVVNVVPGFGETAGQPLVDHPLVDKIAFTGSTEVGKLIMKRASNSIKRITLELGGKSPNIILPDADFSKAIPGALNGVMFNQGQVCCAGSRVFVPKKQYDNIVSDMADYAKNIKQGFGLHSDTEMGPLVSDEQQNRVLGYIEKGLEEGAELVTGGKKPFEEGYFVTPTIFANVEDDMTIAKEEIFGPVISALPYEDLDDLINRANDSIYGLAAGVWTQDVKKAHYIANNLRAGTVWVNCYNIFDAASPFGGYKQSGIGREMGSYALQNYTEVKSVWISLN
- a CDS encoding long-chain fatty acid--CoA ligase → MKNTAHFSFWPTRVPKTLTVPKTNIFDNLVVSAKRFPQKNAIYYYGATYSYQQILEEAERIAGFLEKRLHVQKGDRVMLYMQNSPQFIISYYAISRINAIVVPINPMNTTEELRFYIQDAQIKTGIVSQEIYDYVAPLLEQTPLEQLVIACYHDYLPEEVDDPIPPVVAESRRLFSKQNHYLWKDVLEAGEKPECTLGDADDLAVMPYTSGTTGLPKGCLHKHSSVQANTIGGAYWDILTPNSVCFTTLPLFHVTGMIHSMHMPIFVGAEMIVLTRWDREYARKIIKKKQISHWVVISTMLIDFLANPLLKKEDVASLELIAGGGASLPAAVGEKLYKLTGLRYVEGYGLSETISHTHFNPPDRPKLQCLGVPSFDVDARIINPQTLEELDDGQEGEIVVHGPQVFVGYYNRKEDNEKAFLEIDGKKFFRTGDIGVRDEEGYYFIVDRLKRMINASGFKVWPTEVESYLYKHPAVQQACVVGIPDPKRGENVKAFIILNEDYKGKITEEELIRWSKEHMAAYKYPRFIEFRDSLPTTSSGKLLWRKLAEEEKKKFEMNK
- a CDS encoding PAS domain-containing sensor histidine kinase produces the protein MVNKKNISFIVNKFQSLIKDSRHLIMCISSNGRLTYVSPASALILGYEAYELLGTFIYSYIHPEDRYKLQLSDHGWDKIEYRARRKCGDYVWLETSCIAMTNEMEYFCISHDVSERKVFEEQIQEEKEKYRLLLENTVDTIGIVTEEGFFVDINQAGKQLLGSARKEEIIGRSLFDYLLEEYIPLVKTYLQHPHQQDSLEVCIRRVDQIVKCVEFKLIPLFYKNRHTYQIILKDITNKKETEKMLQKAEKLTIVGQLAAGIAHEIRNPLTAIKGFTQLLSNMGYRDYTDVILTELDRIDKIVSDLLVLAKPQISHLEEINLVELIDRVVTLLRTQAIMYNIDIISDIRLKDCPVIEAEADQIKQVLINLIKNAIEAMPEGGTVTIEAEMDHSEDHVVIRVIDEGIGIPRELISRLGEPFFSTKEKGTGLGLMICQRIIKNHKGSLEIDSEVNKGTTFTIRLPRKISKKNDRQKINPDGTI
- a CDS encoding Hsp20/alpha crystallin family protein, whose translation is MIQWPSNDAFQPLGQFRKDMERFFNTNFPSFFQNNFNFPRMDVRETDNEVIVTCEIPGLEKKEDLFIHLDGTELQISGKIEKTEKRESEQIHHEERYYGSFQRKITLPAKVDENSVRATYKNGILEIRANKLQTSNRKTIDIEFQ